Part of the Lolium perenne chloroplast, complete genome genome is shown below.
TCGTTTTTTATCAGAAGCTTGTGATTTAGTTTTTGATGCAGCAAGTCAGGGAAAAAGTTTCTTAATTGTTGGTACAAAAAAAAGAGCGACGGATTTAGTAGCATCAGCTGCAATAAGGGCTCGTTGTCATTATGTTAATAAAAAGTGGTTCAGTGGTATGTTAACTAATTGGTCGATAACGAAAACTAGACTTTCTCAATTTAGAGACTTAAGAGCAGAAGAAAAAATGGGAAAATTCCAACATCTCCCAAAAAGAGATGTGGCAATCTTGAAGAGAAAATTATCTACCTTGCAAAGATATCTCGGCGGGATCAAATATATGACGAGATTGCCAGACATTGTGATCGTCCTTGATCAGCAAAAAGAGTATATAGCTCTTCGGGAATGTGCCATTTTGGGGATTCCTACTATTTCTTTAGTCGATACAAATTGCGACCCGGATCTCGCGAATATATCGATTCCAGCCAACGATGACACTATGACTTCAATTCGATTGATTCTTAACAAATTAGTATTTGCAATTTGTGAGGGCCATTCTCTCTATATAAGAAATCATTGATTAAGAAGAATAGTGAATTCTTGGGCAACAGCGTAGATTTATGGAATCACTTACTATTCTTTTTTGTTTTGCATAGAAAAAAGAAGGGGAATATTGATATATATTAGAGGGTATTGATATATATTATGATCTGATGTGCTTTCTTGGTATCCTAAATATAAGATTAATACTTCAAGTTGCTGAGTTGAGAAAGAGATGGTTGAATCAAAAGAATTCCTTTTTTGAAGTTCAATTTTTATCAGAGGACAGACAATATGAATATTATACCTTGTTCCATTAAAACACTCAAGGGGTTATACGATATATCGGGTGTAGAAGTAGGCCAAC
Proteins encoded:
- the rps2 gene encoding ribosomal protein S2, translating into MTRRYWNINLKEMVEAGVHFGHGIKKWNPKMAPYISAKRKGTHIINLARTARFLSEACDLVFDAASQGKSFLIVGTKKRATDLVASAAIRARCHYVNKKWFSGMLTNWSITKTRLSQFRDLRAEEKMGKFQHLPKRDVAILKRKLSTLQRYLGGIKYMTRLPDIVIVLDQQKEYIALRECAILGIPTISLVDTNCDPDLANISIPANDDTMTSIRLILNKLVFAICEGHSLYIRNH